One stretch of Roseovarius mucosus DNA includes these proteins:
- a CDS encoding shikimate dehydrogenase, translating into MSDDKQPLARIPLAGVIGSPIAHSKSPQLHGHWLKTNGIAGHYIPMDVSADNLADVLQTLPKMGFVGVNITVPHKERALALADLVTDRATLIGAANTLIFRKDGKLHADNTDGYGFIQNLRQNAPTWQPELGPAAVLGAGGAARAVVASLLDVGVPEIFISNRTRIRAEALQSEFGKRLTVVDWVQAGNMMEEATTVVNTTSLGMLGKPPLRVPLDGLRRGALVTDLVYAPLKTQFLIEAEKMGCVTVDGLGMLLHQAVPAFERWFGVRPNVDSAARAAVLR; encoded by the coding sequence ATGAGCGATGACAAACAGCCCCTTGCCAGAATCCCACTGGCGGGCGTCATTGGATCGCCTATCGCGCATTCGAAATCGCCGCAATTGCATGGGCACTGGCTCAAGACCAACGGTATTGCAGGCCATTATATTCCGATGGATGTCAGCGCTGATAATCTGGCTGATGTGTTACAAACATTGCCAAAAATGGGCTTCGTTGGCGTCAATATCACCGTCCCGCACAAGGAACGCGCATTGGCCTTGGCCGATCTTGTAACAGATCGCGCCACTCTGATTGGCGCAGCCAATACGCTCATCTTCCGCAAAGATGGCAAACTTCACGCCGATAACACCGACGGCTATGGGTTCATTCAGAACCTCCGCCAAAACGCCCCCACGTGGCAGCCAGAGTTGGGCCCCGCTGCTGTCCTCGGTGCCGGCGGTGCTGCGCGTGCGGTGGTGGCGTCACTTCTCGATGTTGGCGTGCCGGAAATCTTCATTTCCAACCGCACCCGCATCCGCGCCGAAGCGTTGCAATCCGAATTTGGCAAGCGTCTGACCGTGGTCGATTGGGTACAGGCCGGCAATATGATGGAAGAGGCGACGACCGTCGTCAACACCACGTCCCTTGGTATGTTGGGCAAGCCGCCCCTGCGCGTGCCGCTTGATGGCTTGCGGCGCGGCGCGTTGGTCACAGATCTCGTCTACGCACCCCTCAAGACCCAGTTCCTGATCGAGGCCGAAAAAATGGGCTGCGTCACCGTTGACGGTTTGGGCATGCTTCTGCATCAGGCGGTTCCCGCATTCGAGCGTTGGTTTGGCGTCCGCCCCAATGTGGATAGCGCCGCCCGCGCCGCAGTCTTGCGATGA
- a CDS encoding Maf family protein, which produces MNAPIILASGSSIRQSLLRNAGLTFEAVTPRVDEESVRAALLAEDAKPRDIADALAELKATKISARHPAALVIGCDQVLDLEGALLSKPETMDQARAQLSAMRGKRHDLLSAVVICQGGRPLWRHIGMARMTVRPFSDDWLEGYLARNWPDISVSVGAYKLEAEGVRLFSRVDGDYFTVLGLPLLDLLSFLTLRGDLQQ; this is translated from the coding sequence ATGAACGCCCCCATCATTCTCGCCTCCGGCTCTTCTATCCGCCAGAGCCTCTTGCGAAACGCCGGTCTTACCTTTGAGGCGGTCACACCCCGCGTCGACGAAGAAAGCGTGCGCGCCGCCCTTCTGGCCGAAGACGCCAAGCCGCGCGACATCGCCGATGCATTGGCAGAGCTCAAGGCCACCAAGATCAGCGCCCGCCATCCCGCAGCGCTTGTCATTGGCTGCGATCAAGTGCTCGATCTTGAAGGAGCGCTTCTATCCAAGCCAGAAACCATGGATCAGGCCCGCGCACAGCTCTCCGCCATGCGTGGCAAACGCCATGATCTTCTCTCAGCGGTGGTGATCTGTCAGGGGGGTCGTCCGCTCTGGCGTCATATCGGTATGGCGCGCATGACGGTCCGCCCCTTTTCTGACGACTGGCTCGAGGGGTATCTTGCCCGAAACTGGCCTGACATTTCCGTGAGCGTTGGGGCTTACAAGCTCGAAGCAGAAGGCGTGCGCTTGTTCTCTCGCGTGGATGGTGATTATTTTACGGTGCTCGGCTTGCCGCTGCTCGATCTTTTGTCCTTTCTCACCCTCCGAGGAGACCTGCAACAATGA
- the hemJ gene encoding protoporphyrinogen oxidase HemJ, whose product MSDVLSVAYPWIKALHIMSVIAWMAGLFYLPRLFVYHTEQSEPGDSRDSVFQVMEYKLLRYIMQPSMIATWGFGLLLVMTPGIVDWGSVWPYAKLAGVVVMTWFHMWLSARRKEFARGANTRTGRQHRIMNEVPTLAMVVIVLAVVVKF is encoded by the coding sequence ATGAGTGACGTCTTGAGTGTGGCTTATCCTTGGATCAAGGCGCTGCATATTATGTCTGTGATCGCCTGGATGGCGGGGTTGTTCTATCTGCCGCGGCTGTTTGTCTATCACACGGAACAGTCCGAGCCGGGGGATAGCCGGGACAGTGTTTTTCAAGTCATGGAATACAAGCTTTTGCGGTATATCATGCAGCCGTCGATGATCGCGACCTGGGGTTTTGGCCTGTTGCTGGTGATGACACCGGGTATTGTCGATTGGGGATCTGTTTGGCCCTATGCAAAATTGGCGGGCGTCGTCGTCATGACGTGGTTTCACATGTGGCTGAGCGCGCGGCGCAAGGAATTTGCCCGAGGGGCCAATACGCGCACCGGCAGACAGCATCGGATTATGAATGAGGTGCCGACACTGGCGATGGTGGTGATCGTGCTTGCTGTCGTGGTCAAGTTCTGA